One genomic region from Desulfomonilaceae bacterium encodes:
- a CDS encoding DUF5132 domain-containing protein, which translates to MAISDMIPKGGIWTGIAVGAGLLVAPIVIPAVAGAARPLLKAVIKGGYMLYEYGREMVAEVTEVAEDLFVEAKAEFEASVAEVSEGKSSALVHKPGKK; encoded by the coding sequence ATGGCGATTTCGGACATGATCCCAAAAGGTGGTATTTGGACAGGGATTGCTGTAGGCGCTGGCCTTCTAGTTGCGCCCATAGTCATTCCAGCAGTCGCAGGCGCCGCAAGGCCATTGCTCAAAGCCGTCATAAAGGGCGGATACATGCTTTATGAATATGGCCGAGAGATGGTCGCCGAAGTAACCGAGGTTGCAGAAGACCTTTTTGTGGAAGCAAAGGCCGAGTTTGAAGCAAGCGTGGCGGAAGTCAGCGAAGGCAAAAGTTCTGCATTAGTGCATAAGCCTGGCAAAAAATGA
- a CDS encoding HMA2 domain-containing protein, with protein sequence MIPEAYIVHRVNDRLRIKVPSKRRDRDFFTSIEKKFSKHAGDETVVVNPDTASVLFLGGFTAKHIAEVAQQSDLFKLETKTRRRVTLLGGVKDMFHTADKDLLKMTGGGLDIPSIVFLGLVSHGIYQFARGNFTGPPWYVAFWYALGLGLFSQSRLTELEEIDADFL encoded by the coding sequence ATGATTCCAGAAGCCTACATCGTTCACAGGGTTAATGACCGTCTGCGAATTAAAGTCCCTTCTAAAAGACGTGATAGGGATTTTTTTACCTCGATAGAAAAGAAATTCTCAAAACATGCCGGCGATGAAACGGTTGTGGTTAATCCGGATACGGCCTCAGTTCTATTTCTGGGCGGCTTTACCGCTAAACACATCGCCGAAGTGGCTCAACAATCGGATTTATTCAAATTAGAGACCAAAACGCGCCGTCGTGTGACCCTTCTCGGCGGCGTAAAGGACATGTTCCACACGGCCGACAAAGATCTTTTGAAAATGACTGGGGGTGGATTAGATATCCCGAGCATAGTCTTTCTTGGGTTGGTAAGTCATGGCATTTATCAATTTGCACGTGGAAATTTCACCGGTCCACCATGGTATGTGGCATTTTGGTATGCCCTAGGCCTAGGCCTATTTTCCCAATCCAGGCTGACCGAGTTGGAAGAAATAGACGCTGATTTTCTTTGA
- a CDS encoding response regulator transcription factor, with amino-acid sequence MAKERILVVDDEEDILELVRYNLTKENFQVISATTGEDALDKLKKESFDLILLDLMLPGRDGLDTCRIIKGSPETSQIPIMMITAKSEDTDVVLGLELGADDYVTKPFSPRVLLARIKALLRRNQPEHSEDRAIIKAHEMVINPSRHEVKVKQSVVNLTATEFSILEFLAKRPGWVFTREQIIDSVKGTDYPVTDRSVDVQIVGLRKKLGDSGDLIETVRGVGYRFKE; translated from the coding sequence ATGGCTAAAGAACGTATCCTGGTCGTAGATGATGAAGAAGATATCCTTGAACTGGTACGTTACAATTTGACAAAGGAAAACTTTCAGGTCATAAGCGCCACAACCGGGGAAGATGCCCTGGATAAGCTCAAGAAGGAATCCTTTGACCTCATACTGCTTGATCTCATGTTACCGGGCAGGGATGGACTAGACACATGTCGTATCATCAAGGGAAGTCCTGAAACTTCCCAGATTCCGATAATGATGATTACGGCAAAAAGTGAAGACACCGACGTGGTGCTGGGGCTGGAGTTGGGAGCGGATGACTATGTGACCAAACCGTTCAGCCCGAGGGTCCTGCTGGCAAGAATTAAAGCCCTGCTGCGGAGGAACCAGCCCGAACATTCCGAGGACCGAGCCATCATTAAGGCTCATGAAATGGTTATTAATCCTTCACGACACGAGGTTAAGGTTAAACAATCCGTTGTGAACCTCACAGCGACCGAATTCTCAATACTTGAATTTCTGGCCAAGAGACCCGGTTGGGTATTCACTCGAGAACAAATTATTGATTCTGTGAAGGGAACAGACTACCCGGTCACGGATAGATCCGTAGATGTCCAGATCGTGGGGCTCAGGAAAAAACTTGGCGACTCTGGAGATCTGATTGAAACGGTCCGTGGCGTAGGTTACAGGTTCAAGGAGTGA
- a CDS encoding SHOCT domain-containing protein — MAVHEERYQERVRSPRTAVLLALILGPIGMFYATITWAAIMLFMNIVFGLITYGLAILILWPVGARIAYKAVCARNQKLLRQRNDHAQPFSLSIEKHPRKLIDKNPGAVRAENSTRTISLMTQSNKIYMNGNALIKLGLGLIRKAETKWLPNGFISGFSKTEFTKKLSSFKTGKPSLLPNHALNSSEDVFGAFELRLIRLKKLRDKGLIDELEFNNKKKAILDEL, encoded by the coding sequence ATGGCCGTTCATGAAGAGAGATATCAGGAGCGTGTTAGAAGCCCAAGGACCGCAGTGTTGCTAGCATTAATATTAGGCCCAATAGGTATGTTCTACGCCACCATTACTTGGGCGGCGATAATGCTATTCATGAACATCGTCTTTGGACTGATCACCTATGGTCTAGCAATACTTATTCTTTGGCCAGTAGGCGCTCGAATAGCCTATAAAGCCGTTTGCGCGCGCAACCAAAAACTGCTTCGACAACGGAACGATCATGCGCAACCATTTTCTCTGTCTATCGAAAAACATCCACGAAAATTAATTGACAAAAACCCAGGCGCCGTCCGCGCCGAAAACTCAACAAGGACGATTTCGTTGATGACTCAAAGTAATAAAATCTATATGAATGGGAACGCCTTGATCAAGCTTGGGTTGGGCCTCATTCGTAAGGCAGAGACAAAATGGTTGCCAAATGGCTTCATAAGCGGCTTTTCCAAAACTGAATTCACAAAAAAACTCTCAAGTTTTAAAACAGGAAAACCTTCGCTGCTTCCCAATCATGCTCTGAATTCGAGTGAAGACGTCTTCGGCGCCTTTGAATTGAGACTTATTAGATTGAAAAAACTGCGAGACAAAGGTTTGATAGACGAGCTGGAATTCAATAACAAGAAAAAAGCTATATTAGATGAGCTATGA
- the hypB gene encoding hydrogenase nickel incorporation protein HypB — MAVKTINVNRDILEVNEALALNLKRSFETNRTFVINLMAAPGAGKTSTILRLIESLSGKLKMGVIEGDIASDVDSRRIQQENVDVVQINTDGACHLDANMITAACSGLGIEGKDLVIIENVGNLVCPAEFNLGENLKVMILSVPEGHDKPLKYPLMFTESQVLLINKVDLVPYTDFNMEEFQKTVIAMNPNIKMFPVSAKTGEGFGEVSEWIEEQVKASKNNRG; from the coding sequence ATGGCCGTAAAAACAATAAACGTTAACAGAGATATTTTGGAGGTCAATGAAGCGCTTGCCCTTAACCTCAAGAGATCATTTGAAACTAACAGAACATTTGTAATCAACCTGATGGCGGCGCCAGGGGCTGGAAAGACATCCACAATCCTCAGATTAATTGAAAGTCTTTCAGGCAAGCTCAAAATGGGAGTCATAGAGGGCGATATAGCTTCTGATGTCGATTCTCGAAGGATCCAGCAGGAGAACGTCGATGTTGTCCAGATTAATACCGACGGCGCCTGTCACCTGGACGCTAATATGATTACAGCCGCGTGTTCCGGTCTTGGTATAGAAGGTAAAGATTTGGTGATCATTGAAAATGTAGGAAATCTTGTTTGTCCGGCGGAATTTAATCTCGGGGAGAATCTTAAGGTAATGATTCTGTCAGTCCCTGAAGGACATGACAAACCACTGAAATACCCGTTAATGTTTACTGAATCCCAAGTTCTGTTGATCAACAAAGTAGATCTAGTTCCATATACTGACTTTAATATGGAAGAATTCCAGAAGACAGTAATAGCAATGAATCCCAATATTAAGATGTTTCCAGTTTCTGCAAAGACAGGTGAAGGTTTCGGGGAAGTATCGGAATGGATAGAAGAGCAGGTCAAGGCATCAAAGAACAATCGGGGGTAG
- a CDS encoding HMA2 domain-containing protein: MTEAQVLMGHSRELEEIYMGCYIHRTPGRLRVKIPRLKRNVKLADELTLLLREKQGIDSIEVNSLTGSLKVNFDESQVTSTTLLKVLSQEGYIDMTKLVSSSRYMDTVFSEAGRVVSRAIVSLALDKALEGSSLSIIAALI, from the coding sequence ATGACTGAAGCCCAAGTTTTGATGGGTCATTCAAGAGAGTTGGAGGAAATTTACATGGGTTGTTATATTCATAGGACACCGGGAAGGTTGAGAGTCAAAATTCCCCGCCTAAAAAGGAACGTCAAACTTGCCGACGAATTAACTCTACTGCTACGTGAAAAACAAGGGATCGATTCAATTGAAGTCAATTCCCTCACAGGTAGCCTAAAGGTCAATTTTGATGAATCACAGGTGACTTCGACCACATTGCTTAAAGTCTTATCTCAAGAAGGCTACATTGATATGACCAAACTTGTTTCAAGCAGTAGATACATGGATACGGTATTTTCGGAAGCGGGGAGGGTCGTGTCTAGGGCTATAGTCAGTCTAGCCCTGGATAAGGCTCTTGAAGGTTCGTCGCTCTCGATTATAGCCGCTCTCATTTAA
- a CDS encoding YkgJ family cysteine cluster protein: MKNSTFEKDKLTDEEWESICRKCAKCCYEKVDLGGGQIVYTSEPCVYLDTVTGMCKIYENRHEIEPDCIKLTEEFIRQINWMPSDCAYVEYLDQKDTLETVRAVKIAKKGKRSKARRR, from the coding sequence ATGAAGAATTCAACGTTTGAAAAAGACAAATTGACGGATGAGGAATGGGAATCGATTTGCCGAAAATGCGCAAAATGCTGCTATGAAAAAGTAGATTTGGGCGGAGGTCAAATCGTTTATACCAGCGAACCGTGTGTATATCTGGACACTGTCACCGGAATGTGCAAAATTTACGAGAATCGCCATGAAATTGAGCCAGACTGTATCAAACTTACAGAGGAATTCATCAGACAGATTAACTGGATGCCCTCAGACTGCGCGTACGTGGAATACCTCGATCAGAAAGACACATTAGAGACTGTCAGGGCCGTGAAAATAGCCAAAAAAGGTAAACGATCAAAAGCAAGGAGAAGGTGA
- the metK gene encoding methionine adenosyltransferase translates to MKKEFVHTSESVTEGHPDKLCDQISDALVDRFFESDPKSRVSAECAVSSSIVFIAARFASETKVDFPNVARKVIRKIGYTDKEFNFKTCNIITSLKEIAPDQNFFFEESNITDDEIDRIPATDQVTLFGFACRQSSELMPLPVTLAHSLARRLTSVRRDAVLPYLAPDGSTQVGVHYKDGKPFRIHSLTISATQIDRYVPTPATLRDDILTHVVDDVFKDQSVRPDNETRLFINPYGFLKLGGPSVHSGLTGRKNALDTYGGYSRNSGAALSGKDPLRIDRVGAYAARYAAKNVVAAGLAEECEVELSYAIGLPRPVSVQVETRGTGIIDDTLIAKKVERCFDFRLGGIIRKFNLRLLPSLSKGGFFRKLAVFGHFGRKDLSLPWEETDKTEELIAD, encoded by the coding sequence ATGAAAAAGGAATTCGTTCATACTTCTGAGTCGGTTACGGAAGGACATCCTGACAAACTGTGTGATCAAATCAGTGACGCCTTGGTGGACCGGTTTTTTGAGTCTGACCCAAAGTCCAGAGTAAGCGCTGAATGCGCTGTTTCTTCTTCGATTGTTTTTATCGCCGCCAGGTTCGCTTCTGAGACCAAGGTTGACTTTCCCAATGTGGCCAGAAAAGTTATAAGAAAAATCGGGTATACGGATAAAGAGTTCAATTTCAAAACCTGCAACATAATCACAAGTCTTAAAGAAATAGCCCCAGATCAGAATTTCTTTTTCGAAGAGTCTAATATAACAGACGACGAGATCGATCGAATTCCTGCGACTGATCAAGTCACTCTGTTTGGTTTCGCTTGCAGGCAATCCTCCGAACTGATGCCTTTACCCGTTACGTTAGCTCACAGTCTGGCCAGACGCCTCACGTCGGTTCGAAGAGACGCTGTATTGCCCTACTTGGCTCCGGATGGCTCTACTCAGGTCGGGGTTCATTATAAGGATGGAAAACCATTTCGCATTCACAGTCTTACGATCAGCGCCACCCAGATCGATCGCTATGTCCCTACGCCTGCGACTCTTCGGGATGATATTTTGACTCATGTAGTGGATGATGTCTTCAAGGACCAGTCTGTAAGGCCTGACAATGAGACGAGACTCTTCATCAATCCCTATGGCTTTCTTAAATTAGGTGGGCCTTCTGTCCATTCCGGCCTTACAGGAAGAAAAAACGCTCTGGACACCTATGGCGGTTACTCCAGAAATAGCGGGGCCGCGTTGAGCGGTAAAGACCCCCTGAGGATTGATAGAGTTGGGGCGTATGCGGCCAGGTATGCGGCAAAAAATGTTGTTGCGGCAGGATTGGCTGAGGAGTGTGAAGTAGAATTGAGTTACGCGATCGGATTGCCTCGCCCCGTAAGCGTCCAGGTTGAAACACGCGGAACAGGCATAATTGACGATACCTTGATAGCGAAGAAAGTTGAGCGTTGCTTTGATTTTCGACTCGGTGGAATAATTAGGAAGTTTAACTTGAGACTCTTGCCTTCGCTATCAAAGGGTGGCTTCTTCAGGAAACTTGCGGTCTTCGGGCATTTTGGCAGAAAAGACCTGTCTTTGCCGTGGGAAGAAACAGATAAAACAGAGGAATTGATAGCCGATTGA
- the pstS gene encoding phosphate ABC transporter substrate-binding protein PstS: protein MRFRKVLLLGLLVVAVAAGSVFAKEGSDANGQFVRLTGAGASFPAPLYNKWFKDYHALHQNVQVDYQSVGSGSGIKNFINKTVDFGASDAAMTPEEISKVDVGAQLLPMTAGSIVLSYNLKGIPGLKLSREAYAGIFLGKVKKWNDPLITKTNPGVKLPDSPIHVVVRADASGTSFVFTKHLSAINPEWAKNPGFGTMPNWPVGTRSKGNEGVTASITTTPGSIGYLEYGYAIGQKLPMVELENKAGKYIKPTNESAQSSLAAVELPENLIAWLPDPQGEKSYPIVTYTWLLCYKQYSDPKKLEALKSVIEYGLTTGQKDSEKLGYVPLPQNVVGKIKAALNNIKSK, encoded by the coding sequence ATGAGATTTCGGAAAGTTCTCTTATTAGGTTTGCTGGTAGTGGCAGTCGCTGCAGGGTCCGTATTCGCTAAAGAAGGCTCTGACGCTAATGGACAGTTCGTTAGATTAACGGGAGCAGGCGCCAGTTTTCCTGCGCCACTCTATAACAAATGGTTTAAAGACTATCACGCTCTTCATCAGAACGTGCAGGTAGATTACCAGTCCGTAGGTAGCGGCAGTGGCATAAAAAATTTCATCAACAAGACGGTTGACTTCGGCGCCAGTGACGCGGCCATGACACCGGAAGAAATCTCGAAGGTGGACGTTGGGGCCCAGTTGTTACCTATGACGGCAGGCAGCATAGTTCTGTCATACAATCTGAAGGGTATCCCCGGGTTGAAACTGAGCAGGGAAGCGTATGCCGGCATTTTCCTCGGGAAGGTTAAGAAATGGAATGACCCTTTGATCACAAAGACCAATCCTGGAGTAAAACTACCCGACAGTCCTATCCACGTGGTGGTTCGAGCTGACGCGAGTGGCACATCCTTTGTGTTTACCAAGCATCTTTCCGCAATAAACCCGGAATGGGCGAAGAACCCCGGATTCGGCACCATGCCCAACTGGCCTGTTGGGACTCGCTCCAAAGGTAATGAAGGCGTAACCGCAAGCATCACCACAACACCGGGATCCATTGGCTATCTCGAGTATGGCTATGCCATAGGGCAGAAATTACCGATGGTAGAGCTTGAGAATAAAGCCGGCAAATACATCAAGCCTACTAATGAATCAGCCCAATCGTCTCTCGCAGCCGTGGAGTTGCCTGAAAATCTTATTGCGTGGCTGCCTGATCCTCAGGGTGAAAAGTCCTATCCTATCGTCACATACACCTGGCTGCTTTGCTACAAGCAGTACAGCGACCCCAAAAAGCTGGAAGCCCTGAAGAGTGTTATCGAATATGGTTTGACGACAGGACAGAAGGACAGTGAGAAACTTGGCTACGTGCCATTGCCACAAAACGTTGTGGGTAAGATTAAGGCCGCTCTTAACAATATCAAATCAAAATAA
- the pstC gene encoding phosphate ABC transporter permease subunit PstC encodes MPSNIQDQHNGGESISRPPTFFEKHFNTAFGWATYFFAWLTVLLVLYIVCVIGFQAAPAIRDYGLGFITGTTWDSNTHRFGVLPEIWGTLYSSLLALFIGALFGVAVAVFLSEHFLSSFVFSVEKLFGVQFHPLWARLPDQLESVLKNLIELLAAIPSVVYGLWGIFFVIPLIRPTCNWVSENLGWIPIFGTTLSGPGMLPAAIVLAIMILPTVTAISLNALLAVPPKLREASYGLGATRWETILAILVPTASKGIFGAIILAFGRALGETMALAMLVGNANVISWSLFSPANTLAALLANNFPEAGPKEVGVLMFAALILLGITLFVNIVGALILQKASEPTIGGR; translated from the coding sequence GTGCCTTCAAACATTCAGGACCAGCATAACGGGGGGGAGTCAATTTCCAGACCGCCTACGTTCTTTGAGAAGCATTTTAACACTGCTTTTGGCTGGGCCACATATTTCTTTGCGTGGTTGACCGTCCTGCTGGTCCTGTACATTGTATGCGTGATAGGGTTCCAGGCGGCTCCGGCAATCAGAGATTATGGATTGGGATTCATCACTGGAACAACCTGGGACTCCAACACGCACAGGTTCGGGGTACTACCCGAGATTTGGGGCACGCTTTACAGTTCGTTGCTGGCTCTGTTCATCGGCGCCTTGTTCGGCGTCGCAGTAGCCGTATTCCTCAGCGAGCATTTTCTTTCCTCGTTTGTGTTTTCAGTGGAAAAGCTTTTCGGTGTTCAGTTTCACCCACTGTGGGCAAGGCTGCCGGACCAGTTGGAGAGCGTCCTTAAAAACCTCATTGAGTTACTGGCGGCTATCCCAAGCGTTGTATATGGACTCTGGGGCATATTCTTCGTCATACCTCTTATCCGTCCCACGTGCAATTGGGTTAGCGAAAATCTCGGATGGATACCAATATTCGGCACGACGCTAAGTGGGCCGGGAATGCTGCCCGCAGCGATAGTGCTCGCTATTATGATTCTACCGACGGTCACGGCAATTAGCCTCAACGCCTTACTTGCCGTCCCGCCCAAACTTCGTGAAGCGTCTTATGGTTTAGGGGCGACCCGTTGGGAAACTATTTTGGCCATTCTTGTTCCAACTGCGTCCAAGGGGATATTTGGGGCTATTATACTGGCTTTTGGCCGTGCATTGGGTGAAACCATGGCATTGGCAATGCTTGTCGGCAACGCAAATGTGATCAGTTGGTCACTGTTTTCCCCGGCCAACACCCTGGCAGCGCTTTTGGCCAACAACTTTCCAGAAGCTGGCCCTAAAGAGGTAGGCGTGCTAATGTTTGCAGCGCTTATTCTGCTCGGCATCACCCTGTTCGTCAACATAGTTGGAGCGCTAATCCTTCAGAAAGCCTCCGAGCCAACAATAGGAGGGCGCTGA
- a CDS encoding arsenate reductase ArsC has translation MPNNTRKRVLFLCTGNSCRSQMAEGWARQLLSDVIEPFSAGVEKHGLDPIAVEVMNEAGVDISSHKSKLISELAGLDFDYVITLCDNARQTCPFFPGTSKNIHIGFDDPRSVTSVSNTSREEKLQTYRRVRDEIRKMIDDLPKTLGL, from the coding sequence ATGCCTAACAATACCAGAAAACGTGTCTTATTTCTTTGCACAGGCAACTCGTGTCGGAGTCAGATGGCCGAAGGTTGGGCTCGACAATTGCTCAGTGATGTAATTGAACCTTTTTCAGCGGGTGTGGAAAAGCATGGTTTAGATCCTATAGCCGTAGAGGTCATGAATGAAGCCGGTGTTGATATATCCAGCCACAAATCCAAATTAATTTCAGAGTTGGCGGGTCTTGACTTCGATTACGTGATTACTCTTTGCGACAACGCCAGGCAGACCTGCCCTTTTTTCCCTGGAACATCAAAAAACATCCACATAGGGTTCGATGACCCCAGATCAGTAACCAGCGTATCAAATACATCCAGGGAAGAAAAACTCCAGACCTACAGACGGGTGCGGGATGAAATAAGGAAAATGATTGATGACTTACCTAAGACACTCGGTCTGTGA
- a CDS encoding HAD-IC family P-type ATPase, with the protein MIQEIHNTVKGRVRFKVKGLYRSENLKKTIEIQLSEFNFVNRVSANVLTGNALVLFDPVCNRHLIFSSLEKIVATYFVKSRNRSENKNINETSGNKAPSSTKIRADHIESQPVNEVPSAAQSFRWWHMEAQEITDLFGVCPKTGLSDQSINANLMKHGSNFFPEPASRSKLEIFFDQFTSMPVVLLGAAAGLSVLTGGRLDAAIISAVILINGAIGFITENDAERTISSLKKLVRPSAEIIRGSIKQIVSADQIVCGDILALKPGSYVAADARIIESQLLSADESILTGESLPSSKVATSLSGVSIPISERQNMVFAGTRITGGHGIAVVVAVGTSTEVGKVQTLVSEAERPTTPIERQLTVVGNQLTAVSIVVCVIIFFIGLVRGVGLIQMLKMGVSLAVAALPEGLPAVATTTLALGVRSMKRHGVLVRDLDAVCTLGSVQTICFDKTGTVTLNHMTVTQVFTGMTFLNTWDGMFASGSKHVNPYESDELIKLLHVCILCSETQIQSNNGGFKLHGSATENALVSLAISAGVNVEAVRNQYPLVERNYRAENQLFMRTLHQANDSEKLLAIKGSPYEVLAKCSNFIKHGVLYELTDESRDEIDLANEKMAGLALRVLGVACAHGRNGDSDINCSNWTWLGLVGMEDPVREGVKESIESFHRAGIDTVMITGDQGPTAYAVAKELDLSRGAPIEIVDSSYLEANDPEIVKALCGKAHVFSRVSPSDKLRIVQALQASGKIVGMAGDGINDGPALKAADIGIAMGASGTDVAREVADIVLENDDLETLIVALSDGRTTYNNIRKSLHYLLATNFSEIIVMLFSSLLGLGYPLNAIQLLWINLISDVFPGLALALEPPEPDVLARPPRHHDEPIVTNEDFKQIAIEANILSISSLSAYGYGVAKYGLGPTAGVFAFQSLTISQILHALSCRSKDTSIFTDDGRPPNRYLNVAVFGSLALQLLTQLVPSLRGLLGLAPITVGDMLVIGAASTLPLLINETRKTGSEGQHK; encoded by the coding sequence TTGATTCAAGAAATTCACAACACTGTAAAAGGCCGAGTAAGGTTTAAAGTCAAGGGACTTTATCGTTCAGAAAACCTTAAAAAAACAATTGAGATTCAATTATCCGAATTTAATTTCGTAAATCGCGTTTCCGCAAATGTGTTGACTGGAAATGCATTGGTCCTTTTTGATCCCGTTTGTAATCGTCATCTGATCTTCTCTTCTCTCGAAAAAATTGTTGCGACCTATTTTGTGAAGAGCAGAAACAGGTCTGAAAATAAAAACATAAATGAGACATCTGGAAACAAAGCTCCATCATCAACGAAAATACGCGCTGATCACATAGAAAGCCAACCTGTCAATGAAGTCCCGTCTGCGGCGCAAAGTTTCCGATGGTGGCATATGGAGGCTCAGGAGATTACCGACCTCTTTGGCGTTTGTCCAAAAACCGGCTTGTCTGATCAATCAATCAACGCAAATCTTATGAAGCATGGTTCGAACTTCTTTCCTGAACCTGCCTCTCGTTCAAAGCTCGAGATTTTCTTCGATCAGTTTACATCTATGCCGGTAGTATTACTCGGCGCCGCCGCAGGGCTTTCTGTTTTAACAGGAGGGCGGCTTGACGCCGCAATCATTTCCGCAGTCATTTTAATCAACGGGGCGATAGGTTTTATAACCGAAAACGACGCAGAAAGAACCATTAGTTCACTCAAAAAACTTGTCAGACCATCTGCCGAGATCATAAGGGGATCGATAAAACAGATCGTTTCAGCCGACCAGATTGTATGCGGGGACATCTTGGCGCTCAAACCCGGTTCGTACGTGGCTGCGGACGCAAGAATTATCGAGAGCCAGCTCCTGAGCGCTGATGAATCAATCTTAACAGGTGAGAGCTTACCGTCAAGCAAGGTCGCCACATCGCTGAGCGGTGTGTCTATACCTATATCCGAACGTCAAAACATGGTCTTCGCCGGCACACGTATCACAGGTGGACATGGCATAGCGGTGGTTGTGGCCGTCGGGACCTCCACAGAGGTTGGGAAGGTCCAGACTCTGGTTTCAGAAGCTGAACGGCCAACCACTCCTATTGAAAGGCAGCTTACAGTTGTCGGAAATCAACTTACCGCAGTGTCCATCGTTGTCTGCGTCATAATCTTTTTCATAGGCCTGGTTAGAGGAGTCGGGCTGATTCAAATGCTCAAAATGGGCGTTTCTCTCGCGGTAGCGGCATTACCCGAGGGTTTGCCGGCCGTGGCTACAACAACTCTCGCGTTAGGAGTGCGAAGCATGAAGCGCCACGGAGTGCTTGTTCGAGATCTTGACGCGGTATGTACTCTGGGTTCCGTTCAAACAATTTGTTTCGATAAGACCGGCACGGTTACTCTGAACCACATGACAGTTACCCAGGTTTTCACCGGCATGACATTTTTAAACACCTGGGACGGAATGTTCGCCTCTGGGTCCAAACATGTGAATCCTTATGAGTCCGACGAATTGATAAAACTTTTGCATGTTTGCATTTTGTGCAGTGAAACACAGATCCAATCAAATAATGGCGGGTTCAAACTTCATGGTTCGGCGACTGAAAACGCTTTGGTAAGCCTGGCGATTTCCGCCGGAGTTAATGTTGAGGCGGTGAGAAATCAGTATCCACTTGTTGAAAGGAATTACAGGGCTGAAAATCAGCTATTTATGAGAACGCTTCATCAAGCGAATGATTCCGAGAAGCTATTGGCTATTAAAGGTAGCCCGTATGAGGTCCTCGCTAAATGCTCGAATTTTATAAAGCATGGCGTGCTGTATGAGTTGACTGACGAAAGTCGTGATGAAATTGACCTGGCAAATGAGAAGATGGCGGGGCTCGCGTTAAGAGTATTGGGAGTAGCCTGCGCCCACGGTCGTAACGGTGATTCGGATATAAATTGTTCCAATTGGACGTGGCTAGGTTTGGTAGGTATGGAGGACCCTGTTAGAGAAGGAGTCAAAGAATCAATTGAGTCTTTTCATAGAGCCGGAATCGACACAGTGATGATTACGGGCGATCAGGGGCCTACCGCTTATGCGGTCGCAAAAGAATTGGACTTAAGTCGGGGCGCTCCGATAGAGATAGTCGACTCCAGTTATCTTGAAGCGAATGATCCCGAAATAGTTAAGGCATTATGCGGCAAAGCCCATGTGTTTTCTAGAGTGAGTCCTTCTGACAAGCTTAGAATAGTTCAGGCGTTGCAGGCCAGTGGAAAGATAGTCGGTATGGCCGGCGACGGCATCAATGACGGACCTGCCCTGAAAGCCGCAGACATTGGGATAGCAATGGGCGCTAGTGGCACAGATGTTGCCCGTGAAGTCGCCGATATCGTGCTTGAAAATGATGATTTGGAAACTTTGATTGTGGCTTTGAGCGACGGGAGGACAACTTATAATAATATTAGAAAGTCACTCCATTATTTGCTCGCCACGAATTTTAGTGAAATAATTGTCATGTTGTTCTCCAGTCTGTTGGGTCTCGGCTACCCCTTGAACGCCATACAGTTATTGTGGATAAATCTGATATCCGATGTTTTTCCTGGGCTGGCCCTGGCGTTGGAACCACCGGAACCCGATGTATTGGCGCGGCCACCCCGTCATCACGATGAACCTATTGTTACGAACGAGGACTTTAAACAAATTGCTATTGAAGCCAACATATTAAGTATTTCGTCTTTATCGGCGTATGGATACGGTGTCGCCAAATATGGCTTGGGCCCAACAGCAGGAGTGTTCGCGTTTCAAAGTCTCACAATTTCTCAAATCCTTCACGCTTTGTCGTGCAGATCTAAAGACACAAGCATATTTACCGATGATGGGCGTCCTCCGAACAGATATTTAAATGTGGCCGTGTTCGGGTCCCTGGCTTTGCAACTTCTCACCCAGTTGGTACCATCCTTACGAGGATTGTTGGGGTTGGCGCCCATAACGGTCGGTGACATGCTTGTGATCGGCGCGGCTTCAACCCTTCCTCTGTTAATCAATGAAACTCGAAAGACAGGATCAGAAGGTCAGCACAAATGA